One window of Chamaesiphon minutus PCC 6605 genomic DNA carries:
- the ureA gene encoding urease subunit gamma, whose amino-acid sequence MQLSPQEKDKLLIFTAALVAERRKARGLKLNYPEAIAYISAAILEGARDGQTVAELMNYGKTLLSREDVMEGIPEMIHDVQVEATFPDGTKLVTVHDPIM is encoded by the coding sequence ATGCAACTCTCACCACAAGAAAAAGACAAGCTTTTAATTTTCACAGCCGCTTTAGTTGCGGAGCGTCGTAAAGCTAGAGGGTTAAAGCTCAATTATCCGGAGGCGATTGCTTATATCTCTGCGGCGATTTTAGAAGGTGCGCGGGATGGGCAAACGGTGGCTGAGTTGATGAATTATGGTAAGACGCTACTGTCGCGGGAGGATGTCATGGAAGGGATTCCGGAGATGATTCATGACGTGCAAGTGGAGGCGACATTTCCGGATGGTACTAAGTTGGTTACCGTTCACGATCCGATTATGTAA
- the psbQ gene encoding photosystem II protein PsbQ encodes MLRRRESRPSVAYLIEQHFNHSPNLFFLITMSLFRPLISLLLVLVSVLVVSCGDGSQVKAPTYSAAQLTQIQATSKNVKTLTDRMPELAIFIQERDWNNVKSFIHGPLGEIRTRMSGLSRELLPGSKEQALKISKEVFEHLNKIDAAAGNNDYKLAIRNYGEALKDLASFEKLIPQA; translated from the coding sequence GTGCTGCGTCGGCGCGAGTCTCGTCCTTCTGTAGCCTATCTTATCGAGCAACATTTTAACCATTCTCCTAACCTATTTTTTTTGATAACTATGTCTCTATTTCGTCCGCTGATCTCCCTGCTCCTCGTACTGGTTTCCGTCTTAGTTGTTAGCTGTGGTGATGGTTCCCAAGTAAAGGCTCCAACTTATAGTGCTGCACAATTGACTCAAATTCAAGCCACCAGCAAAAATGTCAAAACATTAACCGATCGAATGCCAGAACTAGCTATTTTCATTCAAGAGCGCGATTGGAATAATGTCAAATCCTTCATTCACGGCCCTCTAGGCGAAATCAGAACGCGGATGTCTGGTTTATCCAGAGAGCTATTACCAGGTAGCAAAGAGCAAGCTTTGAAAATTAGCAAAGAAGTCTTTGAACATCTCAACAAGATCGATGCAGCCGCTGGCAATAACGACTACAAACTTGCCATCCGCAACTATGGCGAAGCTCTCAAGGATCTAGCAAGTTTCGAGAAGCTGATTCCTCAGGCGTAG
- a CDS encoding urease accessory protein UreD yields MNQNNLDAFPGWQGRLQLIYGYARGKTQAIEHRGTAPLKVQRSFYPESVAICHNTILHTAGGVVGGDRLNIDIDLQPRSRAVITTAAAAKIYGSNGALASEQIVQNVGENACLEWLPQETIIFDGALFDRHLQVNLAATASWLGWEIDRFGRTARGERFNHGVWRSATEVYRQGIPVWIDRQLLYGDDQIDLPNILAGYPIVGTLAWIGATSLEPDALLASKNLVIKARSLFDGEPSKIGVTRLTEGILCRYRGDSTTEVRRWFTAVWHLLRHFYLDSPPIHLRVWQ; encoded by the coding sequence ATGAACCAGAATAATCTTGACGCATTTCCCGGTTGGCAAGGACGTCTACAACTCATTTATGGTTACGCTAGGGGTAAAACTCAAGCCATCGAACATCGCGGTACCGCACCGCTCAAAGTCCAACGCTCTTTTTATCCCGAAAGTGTAGCTATCTGTCATAACACGATCCTGCATACTGCGGGTGGCGTCGTGGGCGGAGATCGGCTCAATATCGATATCGACCTGCAACCTCGATCGCGGGCGGTAATTACCACGGCAGCGGCTGCTAAAATCTATGGCAGTAATGGTGCGCTAGCATCCGAACAAATCGTCCAGAATGTGGGCGAGAATGCCTGTCTAGAGTGGTTGCCTCAAGAGACAATTATCTTTGATGGCGCGCTATTCGATCGACACTTACAAGTCAATCTGGCGGCGACAGCGAGCTGGCTGGGATGGGAGATCGATCGATTCGGACGAACGGCACGGGGCGAGCGATTCAACCATGGTGTCTGGAGATCGGCGACAGAAGTATATCGTCAAGGCATCCCAGTCTGGATCGATCGACAATTACTCTATGGAGATGACCAGATCGATCTGCCCAATATTTTGGCTGGATATCCGATCGTCGGTACTTTAGCCTGGATTGGTGCTACCAGTCTAGAGCCAGACGCTCTACTGGCAAGTAAAAATCTCGTCATCAAAGCTCGATCTCTGTTTGATGGCGAACCGAGTAAAATCGGAGTCACCCGTCTGACAGAAGGGATCTTATGTCGCTATCGCGGCGACTCTACTACCGAAGTCCGTCGCTGGTTTACCGCAGTTTGGCACTTACTTCGTCATTTCTATCTCGACAGTCCACCGATTCATTTGCGAGTATGGCAATAG